One Heterodontus francisci isolate sHetFra1 chromosome 3, sHetFra1.hap1, whole genome shotgun sequence DNA window includes the following coding sequences:
- the sprtn gene encoding DNA-dependent metalloprotease SPRTN isoform X2, with product MEADLLLALQLQAAWEEEDANAAPTPRSAGQQAPLSVVDGEWELIDPNPNLHDLFLQFNDVYFWGRLAGVEVRWSPRMTLCAGVCCYEGRGGLCSIRISEPLLKLRPRRDLVEIYHNFHDEVDEYRQHWWRCDGPCQNRRPYFGYVKRAMNRAPSARDPWWAEHQRTCGGTYSKVKEPENYKAKKEKSGGALKKPSKPQKDRDKSLSVDVGSVIPFNGKGHVLGGKRTDSPSQRTPLGKIPESSKLLSPPSQFAPLAPELRSGSCAVAFSQQKASPQAANSSDPVKLGAGSPSVLTGWLLKSPGNSASPKTARKSVSNTRAFVSINGSPVKINTEPAKSTKGTASKSSQKRPVTELHATPCQSGCSATGTSTRKKVRAEPSILHAFVRSPADRHGDRSFGPSMPGETVSRNWHDQKGANKPSQMGSPAGDTGTSTSSVLVNCPICHSAISPSEINQHLDSCLR from the exons ATGGAGGCTGATTTGCTGCTGGCGCTGCAATTGCAGGCGGCCTGGGAGGAGGAAGACGCTAATGCTGCCCCCACTCCGAGGTCGGCTGGGCAACAGGCGCCACTTTCCGtggtggacggggagtgggagttgaTCGACCCGAACCCCAATCTACACGACCTCTTCCTGCAGTTTAACGACGTGTATTTCTGGGGCCGGTTGGCCGGGGTGGAGGTTCGCTGGAGCCCGCGCATGACGCT TTGTGCTGGGGTGTGCTGCTATGAAGGGAGAGGAGGTCTGTGCTCCATACGCATCAGCGAACCTCTGTTGAAACTGCGACCCAGGCGAGACCTGGTTGAG ATTTATCACAACTTCCATGATGAGGTGGATGAATACCGGCAGCACTGGTGGCGCTGTGATGGGCCCTGTCAGAACAGGCGGCCGTATTTTGGATATGTTAAACGTGCAATGAACAGAGCACCATCGGCTCGAGACCCCTGGTGGGCTGAGCATCAGCGGACCTGCGGCGGAACATACTCCAAAGTCAAGGAGCCTGAAAACTACAAGGCGAAGAAAGAGAAAAGTGGGGGCGCACTAAAGAAACCATCAAAGCCACAAAAGGACAGAG ATAAATCTCTGAGCGTGGATGTTGGTTCTGTCATTCCGTTCAATGGAAAAGGACATGTTCTCGGAGGCAAGCGCACCGACTCTCCCTCTCAACGCACGCCCTTGGGGAAGATACCTGAAAGCAGCAAATTACTGAGCCCGCCATCCCAGTTTGCTCCCCTGGCTCCTGAACTAAGGTCAGGGTCCTGTGCTGTTGCATTCAGCCAGCAAAAAGCTTCTCCACAGGCTGCAAATTCGTCTGATCCCGTCAAGTTAGGTGCTGGATCACCCTCTGTCCTCACTGGGTGGCTGCTGAAAAGCCCCGGCAACAGTGCAAGTCCAAAGACTGCTAGAAAATCCGtcagcaacaccagggcttttgtcagCATCAATGGATCGCCTGTTAAGATCAACACAGAGCCAGCGAAGTCCACGAAGGGAACAGCGTCTAAAAGCAGCCAGAAACGGCCCGTCACTGAACTGCACGCGACTCCTTGCCAATCGGGCTGCTCTGCCACTGGCACGAGCACCAGAAAAAAGGTTCGGGCTGAGCCATCCATCTTGCATGCCTTTGTTAGATCTCCAGCAGACAGACATGGCGACCGATCTTTTGGACCAAGCATGCCTGGTGAGACAGTCTCCAGGAATTGGCACGACCAGAAAGGTGCAAACAAACCATCTCAGATGGGCAGCCCAGCTGGTGACACTGGTACCAGTACCAGCAGTGTGCTCGTTAACTGCCCTATCTGTCACTCTGCCATCTCACCATCTGAAATTAACCAACATCTGGATTCCTGCCTTCGGTGA
- the sprtn gene encoding DNA-dependent metalloprotease SPRTN isoform X1 has product MEADLLLALQLQAAWEEEDANAAPTPRSAGQQAPLSVVDGEWELIDPNPNLHDLFLQFNDVYFWGRLAGVEVRWSPRMTLCAGVCCYEGRGGLCSIRISEPLLKLRPRRDLVETLLHEMIHALLFVTNNDKDHESHGLEFCKHMRRINRMSGAKVTIYHNFHDEVDEYRQHWWRCDGPCQNRRPYFGYVKRAMNRAPSARDPWWAEHQRTCGGTYSKVKEPENYKAKKEKSGGALKKPSKPQKDRDKSLSVDVGSVIPFNGKGHVLGGKRTDSPSQRTPLGKIPESSKLLSPPSQFAPLAPELRSGSCAVAFSQQKASPQAANSSDPVKLGAGSPSVLTGWLLKSPGNSASPKTARKSVSNTRAFVSINGSPVKINTEPAKSTKGTASKSSQKRPVTELHATPCQSGCSATGTSTRKKVRAEPSILHAFVRSPADRHGDRSFGPSMPGETVSRNWHDQKGANKPSQMGSPAGDTGTSTSSVLVNCPICHSAISPSEINQHLDSCLR; this is encoded by the exons ATGGAGGCTGATTTGCTGCTGGCGCTGCAATTGCAGGCGGCCTGGGAGGAGGAAGACGCTAATGCTGCCCCCACTCCGAGGTCGGCTGGGCAACAGGCGCCACTTTCCGtggtggacggggagtgggagttgaTCGACCCGAACCCCAATCTACACGACCTCTTCCTGCAGTTTAACGACGTGTATTTCTGGGGCCGGTTGGCCGGGGTGGAGGTTCGCTGGAGCCCGCGCATGACGCT TTGTGCTGGGGTGTGCTGCTATGAAGGGAGAGGAGGTCTGTGCTCCATACGCATCAGCGAACCTCTGTTGAAACTGCGACCCAGGCGAGACCTGGTTGAG ACACTATTACATGAAATGATCCATGCCTTGCTGTTTGTTACAAATAATGACAAAGACCATGAGTCTCATGGGCTGGAGTTCTGCAAACACATGAGGAGGATCAACAGGATGAGTGGAGCCAAGGTGACT ATTTATCACAACTTCCATGATGAGGTGGATGAATACCGGCAGCACTGGTGGCGCTGTGATGGGCCCTGTCAGAACAGGCGGCCGTATTTTGGATATGTTAAACGTGCAATGAACAGAGCACCATCGGCTCGAGACCCCTGGTGGGCTGAGCATCAGCGGACCTGCGGCGGAACATACTCCAAAGTCAAGGAGCCTGAAAACTACAAGGCGAAGAAAGAGAAAAGTGGGGGCGCACTAAAGAAACCATCAAAGCCACAAAAGGACAGAG ATAAATCTCTGAGCGTGGATGTTGGTTCTGTCATTCCGTTCAATGGAAAAGGACATGTTCTCGGAGGCAAGCGCACCGACTCTCCCTCTCAACGCACGCCCTTGGGGAAGATACCTGAAAGCAGCAAATTACTGAGCCCGCCATCCCAGTTTGCTCCCCTGGCTCCTGAACTAAGGTCAGGGTCCTGTGCTGTTGCATTCAGCCAGCAAAAAGCTTCTCCACAGGCTGCAAATTCGTCTGATCCCGTCAAGTTAGGTGCTGGATCACCCTCTGTCCTCACTGGGTGGCTGCTGAAAAGCCCCGGCAACAGTGCAAGTCCAAAGACTGCTAGAAAATCCGtcagcaacaccagggcttttgtcagCATCAATGGATCGCCTGTTAAGATCAACACAGAGCCAGCGAAGTCCACGAAGGGAACAGCGTCTAAAAGCAGCCAGAAACGGCCCGTCACTGAACTGCACGCGACTCCTTGCCAATCGGGCTGCTCTGCCACTGGCACGAGCACCAGAAAAAAGGTTCGGGCTGAGCCATCCATCTTGCATGCCTTTGTTAGATCTCCAGCAGACAGACATGGCGACCGATCTTTTGGACCAAGCATGCCTGGTGAGACAGTCTCCAGGAATTGGCACGACCAGAAAGGTGCAAACAAACCATCTCAGATGGGCAGCCCAGCTGGTGACACTGGTACCAGTACCAGCAGTGTGCTCGTTAACTGCCCTATCTGTCACTCTGCCATCTCACCATCTGAAATTAACCAACATCTGGATTCCTGCCTTCGGTGA
- the exoc8 gene encoding exocyst complex component 8, which translates to MAADGASKLRRQLEASRFEPALYVKQLSQQSDGDRDLQEHRHKIQSLADETAQNLKKNVYKNYRQFIETAREISYLESEMYQLSHILTEQKGIMDGLTQMLLAADREQQQQQQQHQGSRQLQVPLGSGGGASSSSTVSSTTSSCEAFLILPREAEEHKQRTLTTLLEKVEGCQDILQSPGRSLVYNGDLLECDAESAAQVQRVHAFLMNDCLLVAAWLPSRRGAVRYRYNALYPLDSFAVVNVKDNGPMRDMFKILMFPDTRVFQAENAKVKKEWLEILDQTKKSKALTERLEVEKEEAKALLLVAEEEKQQRPLSPKTNPFDEVSDPALDLVDLSLEWIQELPEDLDVCIAQRDFEGAVDLLDKLSDYLSGAAGQPGVRQLRSRVEQRVRRLTDVLVYELSPGRSLRGGPRATRRAVSQLIRLGQSTKACELFLKNRAAAVQTAIRQLRIEGATLLYIHKLCNIFFTGLLDTAKEFEMDFAGDSGCYSAFVVWSRSATRLFVDAFSKQVFDSKESLSTTAACVEVAKEHCNKLSEIGLDLTFTLQALLVKDIKAALHSYKGIIMEATKHRNSEEMWRRMNLMTPEALVKLKEEMKGSGIANFDQYTGDDCWVNLSYTIVAFTKQLMAFLEEGLKLYFPELHMVLLESLREIILVAVQHVDYCLRCEQDPEKKIFIRENVSFLYETVLPVVERRFEEGVGTPAKQLQDLRNGSRIIRVNPESTNSFV; encoded by the coding sequence ATGGCGGCGGACGGGGCCTCCAAGCTCCGGCGCCAGCTGGAAGCTTCCCGCTTCGAGCCGGCCCTGTACGTCAAGCAGCTGTCGCAGCAGTCGGACGGCGACCGCGACCTGCAGGAGCACCGGCACAAGATTCAGAGCCTGGCCGATGAGACGGCGCAGAACCTGAAGAAGAACGTCTACAAGAACTACCGGCAGTTCATCGAGACGGCCCGGGAGATCTCGTACCTGGAGAGTGAGATGTACCAGCTCAGCCACATCCTCACCGAGCAGAAGGGCATCATGGACGGCCTGACCCAGATGCTGCTGGCGGCCGACagggaacagcagcagcagcaacaacaacaccagggctcccGTCAGCTGCAGGTCCCGCTCGGCAGCGGCGGtggggcctcctcctcctccaccgtctcctccaccacctcttccTGCGAGGCCTTCCTCATCCTGCCCCGGGAGGCCGAGGAGCACAAGCAGCGCACCCTCACCACCTTGCTGGAGAAGGTGGAGGGCTGCCAGGACATCCTGCAGTCCCCCGGCCGCTCCCTGGTCTACAACGGCGACCTGCTCGAGTGCGACGCCGAGAGCGCGGCCCAGGTGCAGAGGGTCCACGCCTTCCTCATGAACGACTGCCTGTTGGTGGCCGCCTGGCTGCCCAGCCGGCGCGGGGCCGTGCGCTACCGCTACAACGCCCTATACCCGCTGGACAGCTTCGCCGTGGTCAACGTCAAGGATAACGGGCCCATGCGCGACATGTTCAAGATCCTCATGTTCCCCGACACGCGGGTCTTCCAGGCCGAGAACGCCAAGGTCAAGAAGGAGTGGCTGGAGATCCTGGACCAGACCAAGAAGAGCAAGGCCCTGACCGAGCGCCTGGAGGTGGAGAAAGAGGAAGCCAAGGCCCTGCTGCTGGTGGCCGAGGAGGAGAAGCAGCAGAGGCCTCTGTCGCCCAAGACTAACCCCTTCGACGAGGTGTCCGACCCTGCCCTGGACTTGGTGGACCTGAGCCTGGAGTGGATTCAGGAGCTGCCCGAGGACCTGGATGTCTGCATCGCTCAGCGGGACTTTGAAGGGGCCGTCGACTTGCTGGACAAGCTGTCTGACTACCTGAGCGGAGCGGCTGGCCAGCCTGGGGTGCGCCAGCTGCGGAGCCGGGTGGAGCAGAGGGTCCGCCGTCTGACTGACGTGCTGGTGTACGAGCTTTCGCCTGGGCGCTCGCTGCGGGGAGGTCCACGGGCCACCCGGCGCGCAGTCTCTCAGCTTATCCGGCTGGGCCAGTCGACCAAGGCCTGTGAGCTCTTCCTGAAGAACCGGGCGGCTGCCGTGCAGACGGCCATCCGCCAGCTGCGCATTGAGGGCGCCACCTTGCTCTACATCCACAAGCTCTGCAACATCTTCTTCACCGGCCTGCTGGACACAGCCAAGGAGTTTGAGATGGATTTCGCCGGCGACAGCGGCTGTTACTCGGCCTTTGTGGTGTGGTCGCGCTCAGCCACCCGGCTGTTCGTGGATGCCTTCAGCAAGCAGGTGTTTGACAGCAAGGAGAGCCTGTCCACCACTGCCGCGTGCGTGGAGGTGGCCAAGGAGCACTGCAACAAGCTCAGCGAGATTGGCCTGGACCTCACCTTCACACTCCAGGCTCTGCTGGTCAAGGACATCAAGGCCGCCCTCCACAGCTACAAGGGCATCATCATGGAGGCCACCAAGCACCGCAACTCAGAGGAGATGTGGAGAAGAATGAACCTGATGACGCCTGAGGCCTTGGTGAAGCTGAAGGAGGAGATGAAGGGCAGTGGCATCGCCAATTTTGATCAGTACACTGGTGATGACTGCTGGGTCAACCTCAGCTACACCATTGTGGCCTTCACAAAGCAGTTGATGGCTTTCTTAGAAGAAGGGCTGAAGCTCTATTTCCCCGAGCTGCACATGGTCCTTTTGGAAAGCCTTCGAGAGATCATCCTGGTGGCCGTGCAGCATGTGGACTACTGCCTACGCTGCGAGCAGGATCCGGAGAAGAAAATCTTCATTCGTGAGAACGTTTCCTTCCTGTACGAGACTGTCCTTCCCGTTGTAGAGAGACGGTTCGAGGAAGGAGTTGGAACGCCAGCAAAACAGCTCCAGGATCTCCGTAATGGATCTCGGATCATTCGTGTCAATCCAGAAAGCACCAATTCGTTTGTGTAA